From Brucella pseudogrignonensis, a single genomic window includes:
- the gltX gene encoding glutamate--tRNA ligase, whose amino-acid sequence MSKPVVTRFAPSPTGYLHIGGARTALFNWLYAKHTGGKMLLRIEDTDRERSSEAATAAILDGLTWLGLDWDGEPISQFERAPRHREVAEELVAKGKAYYCYATPEELEEMREKARAEGRPPRYDGRWRDRDPSEAPAGVKPVIRIKAPRDGETVVRDAVQGDVRFPNKDLDDFIILRSDGNPTYMHAVVVDDHDMGVTHIIRGDDHLTNAARQTVIYDGMGWEVPQMSHIPLIHGADGAKLSKRHGALGVDAYRAMGYLPEALRNYLVRLGWSHGDDEIMSTEQMVEWFDVTDINKGAARFDFQKLEAINGVYMRASDDKALFDALIAVLPEIEGGKELEASLDEKGRAQLLTAMPGLKDRAKTLVELADGAKFIFAKRPLAFDEKAASLLSDEGREILKGVLPHLESVGEWTVDALDAAVRAHAETIGLKLGKVAQPLRAALTGRATSPGVFDVLFVLGREESLARVKDQIV is encoded by the coding sequence ATGTCGAAACCGGTCGTCACCCGTTTTGCCCCTTCGCCCACGGGTTATCTGCATATTGGCGGAGCCCGCACGGCTCTTTTCAACTGGCTTTATGCAAAGCATACGGGCGGCAAGATGCTGCTGCGCATCGAAGATACAGATCGTGAGCGTTCTTCCGAAGCTGCAACGGCCGCCATTCTTGATGGCTTGACCTGGCTTGGCCTCGATTGGGACGGTGAACCAATTTCACAGTTCGAACGTGCACCGCGTCACCGGGAAGTAGCAGAAGAACTCGTTGCGAAAGGCAAAGCCTATTATTGCTACGCAACACCTGAAGAACTCGAAGAAATGCGCGAGAAAGCACGCGCTGAAGGCCGTCCGCCACGTTATGATGGCCGCTGGCGCGATCGTGATCCATCCGAAGCGCCTGCAGGCGTGAAACCTGTTATCCGCATTAAAGCGCCACGCGATGGCGAAACCGTTGTTCGCGATGCTGTGCAGGGCGATGTCCGCTTTCCGAACAAGGATCTCGACGATTTCATCATTCTTCGTTCCGATGGCAATCCAACCTATATGCACGCGGTTGTCGTTGACGATCACGATATGGGCGTTACGCACATCATCCGCGGTGATGATCACCTGACAAATGCTGCCCGCCAGACCGTGATTTACGACGGTATGGGCTGGGAAGTCCCGCAGATGTCGCATATCCCGCTCATTCATGGTGCGGATGGTGCCAAGCTTTCGAAGCGTCATGGTGCACTTGGTGTCGATGCCTATCGTGCGATGGGCTATCTGCCGGAAGCACTGCGCAACTATCTCGTCCGCCTTGGCTGGAGCCACGGTGATGATGAAATCATGTCGACCGAGCAGATGGTTGAATGGTTTGACGTGACCGACATCAACAAGGGTGCAGCACGTTTTGACTTCCAGAAACTGGAAGCCATCAACGGCGTTTATATGCGCGCCAGCGATGACAAAGCTTTGTTCGACGCATTGATCGCCGTATTGCCGGAAATCGAAGGCGGTAAAGAACTGGAAGCGTCGCTTGACGAAAAGGGACGTGCACAGCTTCTGACAGCAATGCCCGGTCTGAAAGATCGTGCGAAGACACTGGTCGAGCTCGCAGATGGTGCGAAGTTTATTTTTGCCAAACGTCCGCTCGCTTTTGATGAAAAAGCAGCTTCCCTTCTCAGTGACGAAGGCCGTGAAATCCTTAAAGGCGTTCTGCCGCATTTAGAATCAGTTGGCGAATGGACTGTTGACGCACTTGATGCAGCTGTTCGTGCGCACGCGGAAACGATTGGCCTCAAACTTGGTAAGGTTGCGCAACCATTGCGCGCAGCACTCACCGGTCGTGCGACATCACCGGGTGTATTCGACGTTCTGTTCGTGCTTGGTCGCGAAGAGTCGCTTGCACGGGTAAAAGATCAAATCGTTTGA